A portion of the Bactrocera neohumeralis isolate Rockhampton chromosome 2, APGP_CSIRO_Bneo_wtdbg2-racon-allhic-juicebox.fasta_v2, whole genome shotgun sequence genome contains these proteins:
- the LOC126759053 gene encoding nuclear pore complex protein DDB_G0274915 — translation MLARAPTIDTRPASAAPTVDLIAGNEFLKLLFERDESQRELHSGEHDDANERVVRGLQARSDSSSSSGRGAAGERRVTRADHYQSTGDATTQSSDLGNRGAAARSLGYKSRNVQNEATATTTAKTTRASEEGKQVVKLVTSGSKIVFLEEYDDNDAIVDAVARDIDLKKEITQTHSKQTSKPTATEQVHMHVEANPSDEVKVVAVSVSSSSKRGGQSRTTTNNQYHIADTDMSKQSNIFTETRASMPHTDNMRQPHKQTPHDNSADKNQSADNMSAMTATATTTAPTAPITASAATSTMDDFVNRSHKSEFSIEEAEPLTMSPQKLRGAPHAARANSPRSLHTPHAVSGRAVKMAANLDVVDSENSASTNIQNVLAAPLTQSASTRTATVNAPAAYQSGANKRNGTSAPINHSLTNAARSHVNTQISGADDMSVAVMRDTSAAVAHVDAANADMDEKLLPFQTVIYHNTKEGHGPQSRSISYSSLSQNVEDLHAWRHSGILAEAQRNVSESLKPLQRAQLAHNSEPAKFYSVPSKMYSEPSKFYSEPAKVYSEPSKVYGEPEKFYSEPAKVYGQPSKFYSEPAKVYSQPAKVYGEPAKTYWSPSAAGAAVTASPSTSSSTSSTTTTSTTTTRPGRYMPSRRPAIVSRIAFGEAQTSTTAPPQLSDEHPPVTISSISTNQHQQQHHTHHTRFHSHAHSHSHSHGAHSSHSAHDSHSSVHVLAHTQANSQSNADTAAQPAQSQSLSQSHAAQSQPRRVLFNLDKLPYDLLNAPQSPQHLLDPDFSHSPPAAVTYSSPRQRQCLESAFSASLSQSALQQQQQQQRQYSSLSDQHSNQNAKGLPNRDLVKCVSKYNQPLAPSTATTERSYNGDDDNNDNDDSSGGLYTPTPEQNYEIEESVSVMTNGRAHGIQGNAAVTTTARPSFALRTTKFPSRGAIHHQQQQHQQQHHYHGNANTNANIDNNYDDNVAQVGGLDGGSDDDGIAGDGSKTGEGGDDDDAKVAYVVEGRNYRKYRVEEKTDDGFIVGEYGVVDHNDGNLRGVRYTADSTINRSLIQKALLTFLKLK, via the exons ATGTTGGCGCGAGCACCGACGATCGACACGCGGCCCGCCAGCGCAGCACCAACAGTCGATCTTATAGCGGGCAATGAGTTTCTCAAGTTGCTTTTCGAACGTGATGAATCGCAGCGCGAACTGCACAGCGGTGAGCACGACGATGCCAACGAACGAGTGGTGCGCGGACTGCAGGCACGTagcgacagcagcagcagcagcggcagagGGGCTGCTGGCGAAAGGCGAGTGACGCGCGCCGATCATTACCAATCGACAGGCGATGCCACCACGCAGTCAAGTGATTTGGGTAATAGAGGCGCGGCGGCGCGTAGTCTTGGTTATAAGAGTCGTAATGTGCAGAACGAAGCGACAGCGACGACGACGGCGAAGACAACGCGAGCGAGCGAGGAGGGCAAACAAGTGGTGAAGTTGGTGACATCAGGCAGTAAAATTGTGTTCCTCGAAGAATACGACGACAATGACGCCATTGTGGATGCAGTGGCGCGTGACATTGatctaaaaaaagaaataacacaaacacacagtaAACAGACATCAAAGCCAACAGCGACGGAACAAGTGCACATGCATGTTGAAGCAAATCCTAGCGACGAAGTCAAGGTAGTGGCGGTGAGCGTGTCATCATCGAGCAAACGTGGTGGCCAAagtcgcacaacaacaaacaatcaaTATCACATAGCTGACACAGATATGTCAAAACAGAGCAATATATTCACCGAGACACGTGCGTCAATGCCACACACAGACAACATGCGACAGCCGCACAAGCAAACACCACATGACAACAGCGCTGACAAGAACCAGAGCGCTGACAACATGTCCGCCATGACGGCAACAGCGACCACAACAGCGCCAACTGCGCCGATAACTGCATCGGCGGCTACCTCAACGATGGATGACTTTGTGAATCGCTCACACAAAAGTGAATTCTCCATTGAGGAAGCCGAACCGTTGACAATGTCGCCACAAAAATTGCGCGGCGCACCGCATGCAGCACGCGCTAATAGTCCACGCTCTCTGCACACGCCACATGCCGTGAGTGGACGTGCCGTTAAAATGGCTGCCAACCTGGATGTGGTCGACTCGGAGAATAGCGCTTCGACCAATATACAAAACGTATTGGCAGCGCCACTGACGCAGTCCGCTTCCACACGCACCGCTACTGTGAACGCACCAGCTGCATATCAGAGTGGCGCGAACAAACGTAATGGCACGTCCGCGCCCATAAATCACAGCCTGACAAATGCAGCGCGCTCACATGTCAACACGCAAATTAGCGGTGCTGATGACATGAGCGTTGCTGTTATGCGCGACACGTCCGCAGCGGTGGCGCACGTTGATGCCGCCAACGCTGATATGGATGAGAAATTGTTGCCCTTCCAAACGGTGATCTATCACAATACCAAGGAAGGACATGGCCCGCAGTCCCGCTCAATATCGTATAGTTCGTTGTCACAGAATGTGGAAGATTTGCATGCGTGGCGGCACTCGGGTATTTTGGCCGAAGCGCAGCGCAATGTAAGCGAGAGTTTAAAACCCTTACAACGTGCACAATTGGCGCACAATTCAGAGCCGGCGAAGTTTTATTCGGTGCCATCGAAAATGTACAGCGAACCGTCGAAGTTTTACTCCGAACCAGCTAAGGTATATTCTGAGCCGTCTAAAGTTTATGGCGAGCCCGAGAAGTTTTATTCCGAACCCGCTAAAGTATATGGTCAACCATCTAAGTTTTACTCCGAACCAGCGAAGGTATACTCACAGCCTGCCAAAGTCTATGGTGAACCGGCGAAAACTTATTGGTCGCCAAGCGCCGCTGGTGCTGCCGTAACGGCTTCACCGTCTACGTCAAGCTCTACAAGCAGCACAACTACAACCTCAACCACGACTACACGCCCTGGGCGTTATATGCCCTCACGCCGACCCGCCATTGTGTCACGCATCGCTTTCGGTGAGGCGCAAACCTCAACAACAGCGCCCCCACAGCTTTCAGATGAACACCCACCAGTCACAATATCGTCAATATCCACTAACCAGCATCAACAGCAACACCACACGCATCACACACGTTTCCACTCGCATGCGCATAGCCATAGTCACAGTCACGGTGCGCATAGTTCGCATAGTGCACATGATTCACATAGTTCGGTGCATGTACTCGCGCATACTCAAGCCAACAGTCAGTCTAACGCCGACACAGCCGCGCAACCTGCTCAATCGCAGTCACTATCACAGTCACATGCGGCACAATCGCAACCACGTCGGGTACTCTTCAACTTGGATAAATTGCCGTATGATTTATTGAATGCGCCGCAATCACCGCAACATCTCTTGGATCCCGACTTCTCGCACAGTCCACCGGCGGCTGTTACCTACTCATCGCCCCGGCAACGCCAATGCTTGGAGTCCGCCTTTTCGGCGTCGTTGTCTCAATCAGCtttgcaacagcagcagcagcagcaacgtcAGTATTCGTCATTGTCGGACCAACATTCTAATCAAAATGCCAAAGGATTGCCTAATCGAG ATCTAGTCAAGTGTGTTTCCAAATACAACCAACCATTAGCCCCATCAACGGCGACAACAGAGCGCAGCTACAATGGCGACGACGACAATAACGACAACGACGACAGCAGCGGCGGCTTGTATACGCCGACCCCAGAGCAAAATTACGAAATTGAAGAGTCCGTAAGTGTTATGACAAACGGACGAGCCCACGGTATACAAGGCAATGCGGCGGTAACTACAACGGCCAGACCATCATTTGCACTGCGCACCACGAAATTCCCCAGTCGCGGTGCGATacaccatcaacaacaacagcaccaacaacaacatcactaCCACGGCAACGCCAACACAAATGCCAATATAGACAACAACTATGATGATAATGTGGCGCAGGTTGGTGGTTTGGATGGCGGCAGCGATGACGATGGCATTGCTGGGGATGGCAGTAAAACCGGCGAGGGCGGCGACGACGACGATGCCAAGGTGGCGTATGTGGTCGAGGGACGCAACTATCGCAAGTATCGCGTGGAGGAGAAGACCGACGACGGTTTCATTGTTGGCGAGTACGGTGTGGTGGACCATAATGATGGTAATTTACGTGGCGTACGTTACACCGCCGATTCGACCATCAATCGCAGTCTGATACAAAAGGCGTTGTTGACATTTCTTAAGCTCAAGTAG